One Pleurocapsa sp. PCC 7327 DNA segment encodes these proteins:
- a CDS encoding helicase C-terminal domain-containing protein, giving the protein MAPLLEAEVHSSLLSFLRGRGKSNWPHHLTMARIISRALRLQRSALIQTGSPVTQYCLSYLTPALLSDTPVLLVAPKSVQQHLLQVEIPQLQEWLQTHKEIRTVDRWLEGFGGLMLTSPQAWLADRLENLGRFPQNILTVIDRADDLEEWARECLSAAIEDWHWGDLVQSYPRHADFIRDVRVQLTKAIFARPKNPYGCYLIEDAETESLRRLLSTLAAQSSLIPSFERFWHRWPTKGQMMWASIDRDSGHFTLHVAPVEVASVLNQVWEQQPVVLIGSFLDSDKNASVYRQRLGLGDLLCLKFLPNRQNEYIQLYVPERFPLPNTPEFQGALMQEVRTLVSYCDRAKKLIVVLVEDVPLKARVGATIAAEFGSRVRVEKTAPAENGILVSGWQFWCDNQERFPAPQLLIVATLPIPSLENPLVAGRVAYYKRQRQDWFRLYLLPTALREIQRAVMPLRESQGIVTLLDNRINYRSYGDRVLTALEPYARINYLDLSWFDPKSV; this is encoded by the coding sequence ATGGCACCACTCCTAGAGGCTGAAGTTCATTCGTCGTTACTTTCCTTTCTCCGAGGACGGGGAAAGTCAAACTGGCCTCATCATTTAACCATGGCAAGGATTATTTCTCGTGCTTTGCGACTGCAACGTTCCGCGCTCATCCAAACGGGGAGTCCCGTAACCCAATATTGTCTCAGCTATCTAACCCCCGCGCTGCTAAGCGATACTCCGGTGCTTCTGGTTGCGCCCAAATCAGTCCAACAACACTTATTACAGGTCGAAATCCCTCAACTTCAGGAATGGTTGCAAACTCACAAAGAAATTCGCACGGTCGATCGTTGGTTGGAAGGGTTTGGAGGACTGATGCTGACTTCGCCCCAAGCATGGCTGGCAGATCGCTTGGAAAATTTAGGGCGCTTTCCTCAAAATATTCTTACCGTAATCGATCGCGCCGATGACTTAGAAGAGTGGGCCAGAGAATGCCTGAGTGCCGCGATCGAAGATTGGCACTGGGGCGATCTCGTACAAAGCTATCCCCGCCACGCAGACTTCATTCGAGATGTCAGAGTCCAACTGACCAAAGCTATCTTTGCTCGCCCCAAAAATCCTTATGGTTGCTATCTCATAGAAGATGCCGAAACAGAAAGCTTGCGACGCTTATTGTCAACTTTAGCAGCGCAATCGTCTTTAATTCCCTCCTTCGAGCGATTTTGGCATCGGTGGCCAACGAAAGGACAGATGATGTGGGCATCTATCGACAGGGACAGCGGACATTTTACGCTACATGTTGCGCCTGTAGAGGTTGCTAGCGTCCTCAACCAAGTTTGGGAGCAACAGCCAGTCGTTTTAATTGGTAGTTTTTTAGATAGCGATAAAAATGCCTCCGTTTACCGCCAGCGATTGGGGTTGGGAGATCTGCTGTGCCTGAAATTCCTTCCCAACCGACAGAATGAATACATTCAATTGTACGTACCAGAACGTTTTCCTCTGCCCAATACGCCCGAATTTCAGGGGGCGCTAATGCAAGAAGTCCGCACCTTGGTAAGTTATTGCGATCGCGCCAAAAAACTCATCGTCGTGTTGGTTGAAGATGTCCCTTTAAAAGCGCGAGTGGGGGCGACTATAGCGGCTGAATTTGGCTCTAGAGTTCGAGTAGAAAAGACAGCCCCAGCAGAAAACGGCATCTTAGTGTCTGGCTGGCAATTTTGGTGCGACAATCAAGAACGATTTCCTGCTCCCCAACTTCTCATCGTTGCCACTTTACCTATTCCTTCCCTGGAAAATCCCCTCGTAGCCGGGCGAGTAGCGTACTATAAGCGTCAGCGTCAAGATTGGTTCCGTCTCTATCTTCTGCCCACGGCTTTAAGAGAAATTCAACGCGCCGTCATGCCTTTGCGGGAGTCTCAGGGAATTGTCACTCTGCTGGATAATCGGATCAATTATCGCAGTTATGGCGATCGCGTTCTGACGGCTTTGGAACCCTATGCGCGAATTAATTATCTCGATCTGAGTTGGTTCGATCCTAAATCGGTTTGA
- the cysC gene encoding adenylyl-sulfate kinase encodes MNPRTYDRRESMKQRGVTIWFTGLSGAGKTTITRALEQKLREQDYPVEILDGDVVRENLTKGLGFSKEDRDENIRRIGFVANLLTRHGVIVLVSAISPYREIREEVKQRIGDFVEVFVNAPLAVCEDRDVKGLYKRARNGEIKSFTGIDDPYEPPLNPEVECRTDQETIEESLAKVWQKLEEMGYLRKAVTV; translated from the coding sequence ATCAACCCTAGAACATACGACAGAAGAGAAAGCATGAAGCAACGTGGCGTAACCATCTGGTTTACCGGTTTGAGTGGTGCTGGCAAAACCACCATTACCAGAGCATTAGAACAGAAACTGCGCGAACAAGACTATCCGGTAGAAATCTTAGACGGAGATGTGGTGCGCGAAAACTTAACTAAAGGGTTAGGTTTCTCGAAAGAAGATCGAGATGAAAATATTCGTAGAATTGGGTTTGTTGCTAACCTGCTGACTCGTCATGGAGTGATAGTTTTAGTCTCAGCGATTTCCCCCTATCGAGAAATTCGAGAAGAGGTCAAACAACGCATTGGAGATTTCGTTGAAGTATTCGTTAACGCTCCCTTGGCAGTGTGCGAAGATCGAGATGTTAAGGGGCTGTACAAACGGGCAAGAAATGGGGAAATTAAATCATTTACCGGAATTGACGACCCTTACGAACCTCCCCTCAATCCCGAAGTCGAATGTCGCACCGACCAAGAAACGATAGAAGAAAGCCTCGCTAAGGTTTGGCAAAAACTTGAAGAAATGGGCTATCTTCGTAAAGCGGTGACGGTATAA
- a CDS encoding TIGR00297 family protein, giving the protein MFSTIEFSNPWLVAVGLNTVLLAIAFLAPKKLLTPAGYLNAWFLGVLIWGTLGWQGYAIVMFYFLVGSGLTYVGMAQKEAEGIAEERSGMRGSGNLWSSALTGTICAVVSLFADTPIRELLLLGYVASFATKLSDTTATEIGKAYGRKTFLITTLQPVARGTEGAISLEGTIAGIVASGALATLGWGIGLIDPIGIALCVVAAFVATSVESLIGATIESKLSWLTHDVVNFLNTLIGAIAAILMASIFLINLQTN; this is encoded by the coding sequence ATGTTCTCAACGATCGAGTTTTCTAATCCCTGGTTAGTTGCTGTTGGACTGAATACAGTATTATTAGCGATCGCATTCCTAGCTCCCAAAAAATTACTTACTCCGGCTGGATATTTAAACGCTTGGTTTTTAGGCGTTCTGATTTGGGGAACGCTGGGATGGCAAGGATATGCGATTGTCATGTTCTACTTCCTAGTCGGTTCGGGTCTAACCTACGTCGGCATGGCGCAAAAGGAAGCAGAAGGCATTGCAGAAGAACGTTCTGGCATGCGAGGATCGGGAAATCTTTGGAGTTCGGCATTAACAGGAACAATCTGCGCTGTGGTAAGCTTATTTGCAGATACGCCGATTCGAGAGCTATTATTATTAGGCTACGTTGCCAGCTTCGCGACTAAACTCTCCGATACCACGGCAACCGAAATCGGAAAAGCCTATGGAAGAAAAACTTTTCTGATTACTACCCTACAACCAGTCGCACGGGGAACAGAGGGAGCAATTAGCTTAGAAGGAACGATCGCAGGGATTGTCGCCTCTGGGGCGCTCGCAACTTTGGGTTGGGGAATCGGTCTGATCGATCCTATCGGGATAGCTTTGTGTGTCGTTGCTGCTTTTGTCGCGACCAGTGTAGAAAGTCTGATCGGCGCAACGATAGAATCTAAATTGAGTTGGTTGACCCATGATGTTGTCAATTTTCTCAATACTTTAATTGGCGCGATCGCGGCGATATTAATGGCTTCAATTTTTTTGATTAATCTACAAACTAATTAA
- a CDS encoding rhodanese-related sulfurtransferase, whose amino-acid sequence MAQIVATFYKFVRLPDFAAKQAPLLAHCQAHGIKGTILLALEGINGTIAGSREGIDSTLSFLRSDERLADLEHKESQAETPPFERMKVRLKREIVTLGVPEVDPNDRVGIYVSPQEWNSLISDPDVLVIDTRNAYEVKIGTFKGAIDPQTRSFREFPEYVRARLNPSQHKKVALFCTGGIRCEKASSFLLQQGFQEVYHLKGGILRYLEEVPAEKSLWEGECFVFDERIAVKHGLEIGSYDMCCSCGHPISEEDKTSPAYEEGISCPYCIDSLTEEKRSRQQEKRRQIELAKKAIENED is encoded by the coding sequence ATGGCTCAAATCGTTGCTACTTTCTACAAATTTGTCAGATTGCCCGATTTCGCTGCTAAACAAGCTCCGCTGCTTGCTCATTGCCAGGCGCATGGCATTAAAGGAACGATTCTACTTGCCTTAGAAGGAATTAACGGCACGATCGCGGGTTCTCGTGAGGGCATTGATTCAACGCTCTCTTTTTTGCGCTCAGACGAGCGTTTAGCCGATTTGGAACACAAAGAATCCCAGGCTGAAACTCCTCCATTCGAGCGCATGAAAGTCCGTCTCAAGCGAGAAATCGTTACGCTGGGAGTACCGGAAGTCGATCCCAACGATCGCGTCGGCATCTATGTCAGTCCGCAGGAATGGAATTCCTTAATCTCCGATCCAGACGTTCTCGTTATCGATACTCGCAATGCCTACGAAGTTAAGATTGGTACCTTTAAAGGCGCGATCGATCCGCAAACTCGCTCGTTTCGAGAATTTCCCGAATACGTTCGCGCTCGCCTCAATCCCAGTCAGCATAAAAAAGTGGCACTTTTCTGTACGGGGGGAATTCGTTGCGAGAAAGCCTCGTCTTTTCTCCTGCAACAAGGCTTTCAGGAAGTTTATCACCTCAAAGGCGGCATTTTAAGGTATTTAGAGGAAGTTCCAGCCGAAAAGAGTTTGTGGGAGGGCGAATGTTTCGTTTTTGACGAACGCATTGCAGTGAAACACGGTTTAGAAATCGGCAGCTATGATATGTGTTGTAGCTGCGGACATCCCATCTCTGAGGAAGATAAGACATCTCCAGCTTACGAGGAGGGGATTTCTTGTCCTTACTGTATTGACAGCCTTACTGAGGAAAAGCGATCGCGCCAACAAGAAAAGCGACGGCAGATCGAACTAGCCAAGAAAGCGATCGAAAACGAGGACTGA
- a CDS encoding bacterioferritin, translated as MRDLDREKTIQALNRIMEFELAGVVRYTHYSLMVTGPNRIPIVQFFQQQANESLLHAQQVGEILTGLEGHPSLKIAPIEESYEHSLQTILTESLNHEKKSLELYKDLLDTVENASIYLEEFARGMIGQEELHNIEIRKMLRDFV; from the coding sequence ATGAGAGATCTGGATCGGGAAAAAACTATTCAAGCACTCAACAGAATTATGGAATTTGAATTGGCTGGCGTCGTCCGCTATACGCACTACTCTTTAATGGTGACGGGTCCCAATCGCATCCCGATCGTGCAATTTTTTCAACAGCAAGCGAATGAATCTCTGCTTCATGCACAACAGGTAGGAGAAATTTTAACCGGGTTAGAAGGACATCCCAGTCTCAAAATTGCTCCCATTGAAGAAAGTTACGAACACAGTTTGCAGACGATTTTAACAGAGAGCCTCAATCATGAAAAGAAATCTCTGGAATTGTATAAAGACTTATTAGATACGGTAGAAAATGCCAGTATTTATTTAGAAGAATTTGCTAGAGGAATGATTGGGCAAGAAGAATTGCACAATATTGAAATCAGAAAAATGTTGCGCGATTTTGTATAA
- the dnaN gene encoding DNA polymerase III subunit beta: MKFTCSQSDLNANLSLVSRAVPSRPTYPVLGNVLFVADAQGKRVSLTAFDSRLGIRTNFSAEVSEGGRLTLPAKILNDIVARLPEEEITLAAEDEEEENPLATLTSSSGRFQIRGMSATEFPELPKVEEGEGIVLPVSALSDGLKGTLFAASTDETKQVLTGVHLAGSQDSLEFAATDGHRLAVVETPLENTEVGDRASDNFAVTIAARALRELERMLATAQATDSVALYVDESQTIFELGDRRLTSLKLEGAYPAYQQLIPRQFSRTVTVERKRLIGSLERVAVLADQKNNLVKFTIDRDRGQLSLSVESQDLGSAKESMSAEITGDSLEIAFNIKYLMDGLKALPSSDIQMQLNEGNQPVIVTPLGGLKMTYLVMPVQILR, from the coding sequence ATGAAATTTACTTGCTCTCAAAGCGACCTGAACGCTAATTTATCCCTGGTCAGTCGTGCCGTTCCTTCTCGTCCTACCTATCCCGTCTTAGGTAACGTTCTCTTCGTCGCAGATGCGCAAGGGAAACGAGTCAGTTTAACTGCCTTCGATAGTCGCCTCGGCATTCGTACCAATTTTAGTGCCGAAGTGAGCGAAGGGGGAAGACTGACCTTACCCGCGAAAATCCTCAACGATATCGTAGCTCGGTTGCCAGAAGAGGAAATTACGCTGGCTGCGGAAGACGAGGAAGAAGAAAATCCGCTCGCTACCCTAACTTCTAGCTCTGGACGCTTTCAAATCAGGGGCATGAGTGCGACGGAATTTCCTGAATTGCCGAAGGTAGAAGAGGGAGAAGGAATCGTACTACCCGTATCGGCTTTGAGCGACGGGTTAAAAGGTACGTTGTTTGCTGCTAGCACCGATGAAACCAAGCAAGTTTTGACTGGAGTGCATTTAGCTGGCTCTCAAGATAGTTTAGAATTTGCGGCAACCGACGGACATCGCTTGGCAGTGGTGGAAACTCCATTGGAAAATACAGAAGTGGGCGATCGCGCCTCAGACAATTTTGCGGTTACCATTGCTGCTAGAGCTTTACGAGAATTAGAACGGATGCTAGCAACGGCTCAAGCGACTGATTCTGTCGCCTTGTATGTCGATGAAAGTCAAACTATCTTTGAGTTGGGCGATCGCCGTTTAACCAGTCTGAAATTAGAAGGAGCTTATCCTGCTTATCAACAACTCATTCCCCGACAATTTTCCAGAACGGTGACGGTAGAACGCAAGCGACTGATTGGGAGTTTAGAACGAGTTGCCGTACTAGCCGATCAAAAAAATAATTTGGTTAAATTTACCATCGATCGCGATCGCGGACAATTATCTCTATCGGTAGAGTCTCAAGATTTGGGCAGTGCCAAGGAATCCATGAGTGCAGAAATTACTGGGGATAGCCTGGAAATTGCCTTTAATATTAAATATTTAATGGATGGATTGAAGGCATTACCCTCTTCTGATATTCAGATGCAATTAAATGAAGGCAATCAACCCGTTATTGTTACGCCGCTAGGCGGTTTAAAAATGACTTATCTAGTTATGCCCGTGCAAATCCTACGATGA
- a CDS encoding GH116 family glycosyl hydrolase, giving the protein MQYQISLPEIPPCAWKRPIGLGWDKPYTVRYASNLDDGPWHGMPLGGFGAGCIGRSSRGDFNLWHLDGGEHVFRSLPACQFSVFEQPEGGEAQAYAMCTEPPEDGTLSRWLWYPKKKGTYHALYPRSWYEYKGVFQSELVCEQFSPICAGNYQETSYPVAIFEWTAHNPTDKPITLSIMLTWQNTVGWFSNAIKSPSIQVRDDGSPEYEYQPRWGDSTGNFNQWIVDNFRVGCLLNRIRLHEDEIGEGEGQICFASITNPTIEASYLGRWNPNGDGSEVWDCFAANGSLPDTEDETPAEPGEQIAAAMAIRFTVRPGKTRKIPFILAWDLPITEFAEGVKYCRRYTDFFGRTGTNAWAIVRTALKHGDMWKERIKEWQSPILKREDLPDWFKMALFNELYLLADGGTLWTAATEDDPIGQFGVLECMDYRWYESLDVRLYGSFGLMMLWSRLDKAVLEAFARAIPTGDDTPRIIGYNKAPAIRKAKGATPHDLGAPNEHPWEKTNYTSYQDCNLWKDLGSDFVLQVYRDFVLTGAKDVAFLWECWQSIVETLAYLKKFDRDGDGIPENSGAPDQTFDDWRLRGISAYCGGLWIAALEAAIAIGKILIENPPSNPDLELENYPQSLQNTIQTYQNWLQGARSLYHEKLWNGEYYHLDSESGSDIVMADQLCGQFYARLLGLPDVVERQYAESALKKVYEACFLKFQDGKFGAANGVKPDGSPEDPKATHPLEVWTGINFGLAAFLLQMGMKDEAFKLAETVVRQVYDNGLQFRTPEAITAVGTFRASHYLRAMAIWGIYGVLTEFKEVK; this is encoded by the coding sequence ATGCAGTATCAAATCTCACTCCCAGAAATTCCTCCTTGCGCCTGGAAACGTCCCATCGGTTTAGGTTGGGACAAGCCCTACACCGTTCGCTACGCTAGCAATCTCGACGATGGTCCTTGGCATGGAATGCCTTTGGGCGGATTCGGTGCGGGGTGTATCGGTCGTTCTAGTCGAGGCGACTTTAACCTCTGGCACCTCGACGGCGGCGAACACGTTTTTCGCTCCCTTCCTGCCTGTCAATTCAGCGTCTTTGAACAACCAGAAGGCGGAGAGGCGCAAGCTTATGCCATGTGTACCGAACCGCCAGAGGACGGGACTTTATCTCGATGGTTATGGTATCCGAAGAAAAAAGGAACTTACCACGCCCTCTACCCCCGCAGCTGGTACGAATATAAGGGAGTTTTTCAATCGGAACTCGTTTGCGAGCAGTTTTCTCCCATTTGTGCGGGCAATTATCAGGAAACAAGCTATCCTGTTGCTATTTTTGAATGGACGGCACACAACCCAACCGATAAACCCATTACCCTCAGTATTATGCTGACTTGGCAGAATACAGTCGGTTGGTTTTCCAATGCCATTAAGTCTCCCAGCATACAAGTACGAGATGATGGCAGTCCCGAATATGAATACCAACCCCGTTGGGGCGACAGTACGGGGAATTTCAATCAGTGGATTGTCGATAATTTTCGCGTTGGTTGCTTGCTCAACCGCATCCGACTCCATGAAGACGAGATTGGAGAGGGAGAAGGACAAATCTGTTTTGCCAGCATTACCAATCCCACGATAGAAGCTTCCTATCTCGGTCGCTGGAATCCTAACGGTGATGGTTCCGAGGTCTGGGATTGCTTTGCCGCGAACGGGTCTTTACCCGACACAGAAGACGAAACGCCTGCCGAACCGGGAGAGCAAATTGCTGCTGCTATGGCAATTCGCTTTACCGTTCGTCCCGGCAAAACTCGCAAGATTCCCTTTATTTTGGCGTGGGATTTGCCGATTACAGAATTTGCCGAAGGGGTGAAATATTGTCGCCGCTACACCGATTTTTTTGGGCGCACGGGAACTAATGCTTGGGCAATAGTTCGTACTGCCCTCAAGCACGGAGATATGTGGAAGGAACGGATTAAAGAGTGGCAGTCGCCGATTCTCAAACGCGAGGATTTGCCAGATTGGTTCAAAATGGCGCTGTTTAACGAGCTATATTTGCTTGCCGACGGCGGAACTTTATGGACGGCGGCAACCGAAGATGATCCTATCGGACAGTTTGGGGTACTTGAATGCATGGACTACCGCTGGTACGAAAGTCTGGACGTACGCTTGTACGGATCGTTTGGACTGATGATGCTTTGGTCGCGCTTAGATAAAGCGGTGTTGGAGGCGTTTGCTAGGGCAATTCCGACGGGAGACGATACGCCTCGAATTATTGGATATAATAAAGCGCCAGCAATACGTAAGGCTAAGGGGGCAACGCCGCACGACTTGGGCGCACCGAACGAACATCCTTGGGAAAAGACTAATTACACTAGCTATCAAGATTGCAATCTTTGGAAGGATTTAGGTAGCGATTTTGTTTTGCAGGTGTATCGGGATTTCGTGCTAACGGGAGCGAAAGATGTTGCTTTTTTGTGGGAATGTTGGCAATCAATCGTAGAAACCCTCGCTTATTTAAAAAAATTCGATCGCGATGGCGATGGCATTCCCGAAAATTCTGGCGCACCCGATCAAACCTTCGACGATTGGCGGTTGCGGGGGATTAGTGCTTATTGCGGCGGATTGTGGATAGCGGCACTAGAAGCTGCGATCGCTATAGGCAAAATTTTAATCGAAAATCCGCCCAGCAATCCCGATCTAGAGCTAGAAAATTACCCGCAATCGCTCCAAAATACCATTCAAACCTATCAAAATTGGTTGCAAGGAGCGCGATCGCTCTATCACGAAAAACTCTGGAATGGAGAATATTATCATCTCGACAGCGAAAGTGGTTCGGATATTGTCATGGCAGATCAACTATGCGGCCAATTTTATGCCCGTCTGTTAGGATTGCCAGATGTCGTAGAACGGCAATATGCCGAATCTGCCTTGAAAAAAGTCTATGAAGCTTGTTTTTTAAAGTTTCAAGACGGTAAATTCGGGGCGGCAAATGGAGTCAAACCCGATGGTTCGCCAGAAGATCCTAAAGCCACCCATCCGCTAGAAGTTTGGACGGGAATTAATTTTGGGTTGGCTGCATTTCTGTTGCAAATGGGAATGAAAGATGAGGCATTTAAGCTCGCAGAAACTGTCGTGCGACAAGTGTACGACAATGGGCTGCAATTCCGCACGCCCGAAGCGATTACAGCAGTAGGAACCTTTCGAGCGAGTCATTATTTACGCGCTATGGCGATTTGGGGAATTTATGGCGTTTTGACCGAGTTTAAAGAGGTCAAATAA
- the trmB gene encoding tRNA (guanosine(46)-N7)-methyltransferase TrmB: MARVRVRQHVNPLSYKYQTPISPPNWHQVYASVTQPLHLDIGCARGKFLLQMAHLHPQINFLGVEIRQPLVDEANEHRDRMGLTNLHFLFCNINNSLSPLLESLPAGTLKWVSIQFPDPWFKQRHMKRRVVQPELVDLLATHLVDEGIVFLQSDVESVAIEMRDRFLAHPRFQQQHAELWLETNPFPVPTEREIATLAHNKPVYRVLMKIAK, from the coding sequence TTGGCAAGAGTTCGCGTTCGCCAACACGTCAACCCACTCAGTTATAAATATCAAACTCCGATTTCACCTCCCAATTGGCATCAAGTTTATGCCTCTGTGACTCAGCCATTACACCTCGATATTGGTTGTGCGAGAGGGAAATTTTTATTGCAAATGGCACACCTACACCCGCAGATTAATTTTTTAGGTGTGGAAATTCGCCAACCTCTGGTAGACGAAGCGAACGAACATCGCGATCGCATGGGATTGACCAACCTTCATTTCCTATTTTGCAATATCAATAACTCGCTCTCTCCCTTACTCGAATCTTTACCAGCAGGGACTTTAAAATGGGTTAGCATTCAATTTCCCGATCCTTGGTTTAAGCAACGCCACATGAAACGCCGAGTCGTACAGCCAGAGTTAGTCGATCTCCTGGCAACTCATCTGGTAGATGAGGGAATCGTTTTTCTGCAATCGGATGTAGAATCCGTCGCTATCGAAATGCGCGATCGCTTTTTAGCCCATCCTCGCTTCCAACAACAGCATGCAGAACTCTGGCTAGAAACCAATCCCTTTCCGGTTCCCACCGAACGAGAAATCGCCACTCTCGCTCATAACAAACCCGTTTATCGAGTTTTAATGAAAATTGCGAAATGA
- a CDS encoding pentapeptide repeat-containing protein, with protein sequence MSFTYPIGSDLSRARLCRTDLSRAYLSGANFSRADLWKANLRRADLWKADLIRANLREADLREADLWKANLNGATLNGATLLSGADLSGAKNLTPEQVKSAQDWRGTKYDEEFHQQLE encoded by the coding sequence TTGAGTTTTACCTACCCGATCGGATCCGACCTCAGCAGGGCAAGGCTTTGCCGAACTGACCTTAGTAGAGCCTACCTCAGCGGTGCTAACTTCAGTAGAGCCGATCTCTGGAAGGCTAACCTCCGTAGAGCCGATCTCTGGAAAGCCGACCTCATCAGAGCCAACCTGAGAGAAGCCGATCTCAGAGAGGCAGATCTCTGGAAAGCCAACCTCAATGGAGCTACTCTCAACGGAGCCACTCTTCTTAGCGGAGCTGACTTGAGTGGAGCCAAAAACTTAACGCCAGAACAGGTCAAATCGGCACAAGATTGGAGGGGGACTAAATATGACGAGGAATTTCACCAGCAACTCGAATAA
- a CDS encoding energy-coupling factor ABC transporter permease produces the protein MAIANLFSQVLSSSWLHWALQPHLALHIPDGFLSLPISLLTWIVSIGLIAIALKQVQADYQERAVPLMGVCAAFIFAAQMINFPIPGGTSGHLLGGTLAGALLGPWAGTLVMSVVFIVQAVLFQDGGLTVLGANIFNMGLVGTFGGYYLYKAIRFAIGRNSWRGMLVGIAVASWASVVVAAAIASFQLALSGTVPLAVALAAMMSWHVVIGIGEALITVVAVSFVWRSRPDLFYDPPRRTQQSLSRPYSLH, from the coding sequence ATGGCTATAGCCAATCTATTTTCTCAGGTGTTGTCTTCAAGTTGGTTGCACTGGGCGCTACAGCCTCATTTAGCCCTGCACATTCCGGATGGCTTTTTGAGTTTACCAATCAGCCTCTTGACCTGGATCGTTTCCATCGGTCTAATCGCGATCGCACTCAAGCAAGTGCAAGCTGACTATCAAGAACGGGCAGTTCCCTTAATGGGCGTTTGTGCGGCATTTATTTTCGCTGCCCAAATGATTAATTTCCCCATTCCTGGCGGTACGTCGGGTCACCTATTGGGCGGCACTCTAGCTGGCGCGTTACTCGGTCCTTGGGCGGGAACTCTAGTTATGTCAGTTGTATTTATCGTCCAAGCGGTTCTATTTCAAGACGGCGGGCTGACAGTGCTGGGCGCTAATATTTTCAACATGGGTTTGGTTGGCACCTTTGGCGGTTACTATCTCTATAAAGCGATCCGTTTTGCCATCGGTCGCAACAGTTGGCGGGGAATGTTAGTGGGAATAGCGGTAGCAAGCTGGGCAAGCGTGGTCGTTGCTGCTGCGATTGCGTCATTCCAACTCGCTTTATCGGGAACCGTGCCTTTAGCAGTTGCCTTGGCTGCTATGATGTCTTGGCACGTGGTAATCGGTATTGGAGAAGCTTTGATTACAGTAGTGGCAGTAAGTTTTGTCTGGCGATCGCGTCCCGATCTATTTTACGATCCACCTCGTCGAACCCAGCAATCGTTATCTCGTCCTTACTCGCTCCATTAA
- a CDS encoding FTR1 family protein: MNLSAALPTFVVTLREGFEAALVVGIVLACLSKAHQTQLNRWVYQGIGGGMVASVMVGFLLAGVLQEINSHQSPYTPVIREVLAGVFGLVAIAMLSWMLIWMTQQAKSVKSDVEGAIQTALAQNDSAGKAIFLLVFIAVLREGFETVLFILAKFQEGFILPATGAITGLLVAAGLGILLFKWGVKINIRLFFQVMGILLLLIVGGLVIGMLKHVDASVALLMQIDWRFANWCIVPGESCLLGPLVWDTSEFLPDREFPGIILKSLFGYRQKLYLGQAIAYLLFMGLVGGAYFQSLTGRSVLGKNSEKTVEKAS, encoded by the coding sequence ATGAATTTAAGTGCTGCCTTGCCGACCTTTGTTGTCACGTTGCGAGAAGGGTTTGAAGCTGCTTTAGTAGTGGGAATCGTTCTAGCTTGTTTGAGTAAAGCGCATCAGACTCAACTCAATCGCTGGGTATATCAAGGCATCGGCGGAGGAATGGTGGCAAGCGTCATGGTAGGATTTCTTCTAGCGGGAGTGCTTCAGGAAATAAATTCCCATCAAAGTCCTTACACGCCAGTCATTAGAGAAGTTTTAGCAGGTGTTTTTGGTCTGGTTGCGATCGCGATGCTCAGTTGGATGCTGATTTGGATGACGCAACAAGCTAAGTCAGTTAAATCTGATGTCGAAGGCGCAATTCAGACAGCTTTAGCACAAAATGATAGCGCCGGAAAGGCAATTTTTCTTCTCGTTTTTATTGCCGTCTTACGAGAAGGTTTTGAAACTGTTTTATTTATTCTTGCTAAGTTTCAGGAAGGATTTATTCTGCCTGCCACGGGAGCCATAACTGGATTGCTAGTCGCTGCCGGACTGGGCATATTATTGTTTAAATGGGGAGTTAAGATTAACATTCGCCTATTTTTTCAGGTGATGGGAATTTTACTGTTGTTAATTGTCGGCGGTTTGGTTATTGGCATGCTCAAGCACGTCGATGCGTCAGTAGCGCTACTGATGCAAATAGATTGGCGCTTCGCTAATTGGTGTATTGTACCCGGAGAGTCTTGTCTTTTGGGACCGCTGGTTTGGGACACTTCAGAATTTCTTCCCGATCGCGAGTTTCCAGGGATTATCCTCAAATCCTTGTTTGGCTACCGGCAAAAGCTTTATCTAGGACAAGCGATCGCCTATTTACTCTTTATGGGACTTGTCGGCGGAGCCTATTTTCAAAGTTTAACTGGGCGATCGGTTTTAGGGAAAAACTCTGAAAAGACAGTCGAGAAAGCAAGTTAA